One stretch of Brachyhypopomus gauderio isolate BG-103 chromosome 8, BGAUD_0.2, whole genome shotgun sequence DNA includes these proteins:
- the camk1a gene encoding calcium/calmodulin-dependent protein kinase type 1, producing MPLDDGNEWKKKTTDIKENYDFKEVLGTGAFSEVVLAEERNTQRLVAVKCIPKKALEGKENSIENEITVLHRIKHKNIISLEDIFESQSHLYLVMQLVSGGELFDRIVEKGFYTERDASKLICQILDAVKYLHDMGIVHRDLKPENLLYCSMEEDSNIMISDFGLSKIEDSGTVMSTACGTPGYVAPEVLAQKPYSKAVDCWSIGVISYILLCGYPPFYDENDAKLFEQILKAEYEFDSPYWDDISDSAKDFICHLMEKDPMLRYTCEQALQHPWISGDTALDKNIHESVSAQIKKNFAKSKWKQAFNATAVVRHMRRLQLGITLEGTSQITSTSPCHRHLLLPAKEQHQEEDDEEDEDEENGSPGEDGRRGSADRDSLRSCAYCCRPTSRI from the exons ATGCCCTTGGATGATGGAAATGAATGGAAAAAGAAGACAACCGACATCAAGGAAAACTACGACTTCAAGGAAGTCTTGGGGAC AGGGGCGTTCTCCGAGGTGGTTCTGGCTGAGGAGAGGAACACCCAACGCCTGGTGGCTGTCAAGTGCATCCCCAAGAAGGCTCTGGAAGGCAAGGAGAACAGCATTGAGAATGAGATCACTGTCCTGCACAG AATAAAGCACAAGAATATAATTTCACTGGAGGACATATTTGAGAGCCAATCACACCTGTACCTGGTCATGCAGTT AGTATCAGGTGGGGAGCTGTTTGACAGAATTGTGGAGAAGGGTTTCTACACAGAAAGAGATGCCAGTAAGCTCATTTGTCAGATCTTAGATGCAGTGAAGTATCTCCATGACATGGGCATTGTGCATCGAGATCTAAAG CCAGAGAACCTACTGTACTGCAGCATGGAGGAGGACTCCAACATCATGATCAGTGACTTCGGATTGTCAAAAATCGAGGACTCGGGGACCGTGATGTCAACCGCCTGTGGAACGCCTGGATATGTGG CCCCTGAGGTCCTGGCACAGAAACCTTACAGCAAAGCAGTGGATTGCTGGTCCATAGGAGTTATTTCATACATTCT GTTATGTGGATATCCCCCCTTTTATGATGAAAATGATGCCAAGTTGTTTGAACAGATCCTGAAGGCAGAGTATGAATTTGACTCCCCATACTGGGATGATATATCAGACTCAG CTAAGGACTTCATATGTCATCTAATGGAGAAAGATCCAATGCTGAGGTACACGTGTGAACAGGCCTTACAACATCCATG GATCTCGGGAGACACTGCCCTTGACAAGAATATCCACGAATCTGTCAGTGCTCAGATTAAGAAGAACTTTGCCAAAAGTAAATGGAAG CAAGCCTTCAACGCCACAGCTGTGGTCAGGCACATGAGGAGACTTCAGCTGGGCATCACCCTGGAGGGCACTAGCCAGATCACCTCGACCAGCCCCTGCCACAGACATCTGCTCCTGCCCGCCAAGGAACAGCACCAGGAGGAGGACGATGAAGAAGACGAAGACGAGGAAAACG